A stretch of DNA from Pseudomonadales bacterium:
GCATCAAGCCGGAAACGGCCAAGGTCTACAACCTTGGCGCGGTATTCCAGTCTGAACTGGGTGACGGTGACGTACTCGCGTCTGTCGATTACTGGAGCGTCAAGACCCAGGACGAACTGGGCCTGCTCGCCTCAGCCAATGACATCGCCAACGCCGTGTTCAGCATCAACAATCCGGCCTCCGGCGGCTTCAAGTTCGCTGATTGTTCCTCGCCATTCATTTCGCGCGTGACGTTCAACGGCGGCGCCTGCGTCCAGGGCACAACCACTGCTGACGACTTCTCGAACATCACGACGGCGTACGGCAATGGCCCCGGCCAGACCACCAACGGCCTGGACATCCGGCTCGAGTACGGGATGGCGGCCTTCGAGGGCGAAATGCGTTTCACCTTGCAGGCAACCAACATCCTCAAGTACGAAACCACTCCGACGATTCTCGACGGCGTGACGCTGATCCCGACCGACGACAAGCTCGGTTACCTGGGCTTCGCGACCATCGCGCAGGCTCACCCGGAATGGCGTAGCAATTTCGACATCAACTACAGCCGTGACGTCCACAACGTCCGGTTCCGCGTGAACTTCGTCAGCGGTGTGGACGATGATCGTTATGTCGACAAGGCGACCGGGCAGCTCAAGAGCGAAAGCGCGTTGATTCCGCCCACTGGCTATGTCGCTGGCACCAACGGCACGACGTTGATCTCGACACCATCGTACTATGGCGTGTTCGGCAAGAACTGGCTGTCGTTCGATGTTCACTATATCGGTGCGTTCGAGTTCGCCACAATTACGGCGTCCATCGTCAATATCACCGACAAGGATCCGCCCGCTTCCCGCCAGGAACTGGGCTACGATCCGCGGATCGGCAACCCTTACGGCCGTACGTTCGAAATCGGAATCTCCAAGGAGTTCTGACCGATCGAACGGTCCACAAGAAACGGGAGAAAGGGCGAACGGAGTTCGCCCTTTTTTTTGCCCGACAGGTGATCACTACCAGGGCGTCACGCCCACTAGTTTTTTACCCAATTCGGTAAGGGGCGCCGGGTCGCCGGGCTCGGGCACCTGCTGCCACGAGATTTTCTGCTTTACGGCCCATGCCGGCGGCATCCTGGTTTGCCAATCGTGCACCCGGGCAAGGCGCTCATCTTCACCGCCGGCGACGTCCATCGTCACGTACTGGGCATAACGTGGTTTCGCTGCCCGGTTGATGCCATTCGTATGCGGCATCAAGCGATGGAATATCACGAGGCTGCCCGCCGTGCCCGGTACCGACACCACATCTTTCTCGAGGAATACCGGCTGGCGCCGGGTCTCATCGTTCGCATGTTCGCGGCGATAATCATTCAGGTGACGGTAAATTGATGGCACGCAGCAGAAGGCGCCCTGGTCCTCGGTCGTGTCGGTGAGGTAGACGATGCCCTGCAGCGAGAAACCATCGAACGTCCACGGATCGCAGTCCCAGTGAAAAGGGGAACGTGTCCACTCCGTGGTCTCGGGCGACGCCGGGGGTTTGTAGCCGACCCGATCCATCGAGACCCAGAGTTCATCCCGACCGTGCAACCGGCGAAAGACCTCGTAGACGTCCGGGTGTTGCCGCACGGCCCAGAGCGCTTCGTGGTGATGAAGCGGTACGATACCGAGTCCCGTGAATCGCGGGTCATACCAAGTCTGCGGGTCATGCGGGTCGATGCCGGTGAAAACAGCAATGGCGTCGACCACGTTCTGGCAGAGATCGCGAGGTACGACATCGGGCACGACGAGATAACCGTCTTCAAGGAACCGC
This window harbors:
- a CDS encoding phytanoyl-CoA dioxygenase family protein; amino-acid sequence: MLNVMMIDEQARSRFLEDGYLVVPDVVPRDLCQNVVDAIAVFTGIDPHDPQTWYDPRFTGLGIVPLHHHEALWAVRQHPDVYEVFRRLHGRDELWVSMDRVGYKPPASPETTEWTRSPFHWDCDPWTFDGFSLQGIVYLTDTTEDQGAFCCVPSIYRHLNDYRREHANDETRRQPVFLEKDVVSVPGTAGSLVIFHRLMPHTNGINRAAKPRYAQYVTMDVAGGEDERLARVHDWQTRMPPAWAVKQKISWQQVPEPGDPAPLTELGKKLVGVTPW